A portion of the Microbacterium hominis genome contains these proteins:
- a CDS encoding pyruvate, water dikinase regulatory protein has translation MTSTPLAPGSAGTPADRAPVRAAYFVSDSTGITAETLGNALLANFPGFTFVRHTIPFVDSPEGAANVVRDIAAAHGRGLAPIVFTTTKDAAVDSVLAAAPATRIDLLGGHLTDLEGALGTTASEQLGQFHTVGDTERYFARMRAVEYAIEHDDGQSSRALDLADVIIIAPSRCGKTPTTMYLALQYGLLVANYPLTDDDFPTDGLPRLVAPYGARCFGLTTTPLRLSQVRHERRPNSTYSSLAQCTLELRRAEELYRRTRVPFLNSSTKSVEEMSAVILQTLKVRP, from the coding sequence ATGACCTCCACGCCGCTCGCTCCGGGCTCCGCCGGCACCCCTGCCGACCGAGCTCCGGTGCGGGCGGCGTACTTCGTGTCCGACAGCACCGGCATCACCGCCGAGACGCTCGGCAACGCCCTGCTCGCGAACTTCCCCGGCTTCACCTTCGTGCGCCACACGATCCCGTTCGTCGACTCGCCGGAGGGCGCGGCGAACGTCGTGCGCGACATCGCCGCGGCGCACGGGCGCGGCCTCGCCCCGATCGTGTTCACGACGACGAAGGACGCCGCCGTCGACAGCGTGCTGGCCGCCGCGCCCGCGACCCGCATCGACCTGCTCGGCGGCCATCTCACCGATCTGGAAGGCGCCCTGGGCACCACCGCGTCGGAGCAGCTCGGCCAGTTCCACACCGTCGGCGACACCGAGCGCTATTTCGCCCGCATGCGCGCGGTCGAGTACGCGATCGAGCACGACGACGGGCAGAGTTCGCGCGCCCTCGACCTCGCCGACGTCATCATCATCGCCCCGAGCCGGTGCGGCAAGACGCCGACGACGATGTACCTCGCCCTGCAGTACGGACTCCTCGTCGCGAACTACCCGCTCACCGACGACGACTTCCCCACCGACGGGCTCCCGCGCCTGGTCGCGCCGTACGGCGCACGCTGCTTCGGGCTGACGACCACACCGCTGCGCCTGAGCCAGGTCCGTCACGAGCGCCGGCCGAACTCCACCTATTCGAGCCTCGCGCAGTGCACCCTCGAGCTGCGCCGCGCCGAGGAGCTGTACCGGCGCACCCGTGTGCCCTTCCTGAACTCATCGACCAAGAGCGTCGAGGAGATGTCGGCCGTGATCCTGCAGACCCTGAAGGTCCGGCCCTGA
- the ppsA gene encoding phosphoenolpyruvate synthase — translation MADLPQVGGKNASLGEMVSHLSDLGVRVPRGFATTADAFRRFLAHDGLADRIEDAVARLDVDDVAALTHVGTEIRAWIEQHPLPPELETDIRAAYAELVAQDAEPDTVTWAVRSSATAEDLPDASFAGQQETFLNVGGVDNILDAVRRVFASLYNDRAIAYRVHHGFDHAEVALSAGVQRMVRSDVGSSGVMFTVDTESGFDQAVFVTSSYGLGEAVVQGAVNPDEFYVSKPALRAGRPAILKRSVGEKAVAMRYTDSREAGASTAFVDVDVADRGQFSITDADIEDLAQQALVIEDHYGRPMDIEWGKDGVDGQLYILQARPETVVSRASANVIRRFRLHERGEVVVAGRAIGQRIGAGRVRVLSDVSQMSAFQPGDVLVADMTDPDWEPIMKRAAAIVTNRGGRTCHAAIIARELGIPAVVGAGDATAILRDGHEVTVSCAEGDTGFVYAGLLDFAEEETHLDSMPAAPVKIMMNVGTPDQAFSFSRLPHAGVGLARLEFIINRQIGIHPRALLEFDSLPADLRAEVADRIAAYESPRDYFVKRVAEGVSMIAAAFAPEPVIVRMSDFKSNEYANLIGGELYEPHEENPMIGYRGASRYISPDFRACFDMECEALRYVRDEMGLTNVQVMVPFVRTVGEGHAVVELLAENGLRRGVNDLKVIMMCELPTNALLADDYLEFFDGFSIGSNDMTQLTLGLDRDSSLVAATFDERDPAVLKLLSMAIEACRRHGKYVGICGQGPSDHPDLAVWLVEQGIASVSLNPDTVVDTWLALARIEAEKTVDAAPGAVPAT, via the coding sequence ATGGCCGACCTCCCCCAGGTCGGCGGCAAGAACGCCTCGCTCGGCGAGATGGTCTCGCATCTGTCCGACCTCGGGGTGCGGGTTCCCCGCGGATTCGCGACGACGGCCGACGCGTTCCGGCGCTTCCTCGCGCACGATGGCCTCGCCGACCGCATCGAGGACGCTGTCGCGCGGCTCGATGTCGACGACGTGGCGGCACTGACCCACGTCGGCACGGAGATCCGCGCGTGGATCGAGCAGCACCCGCTTCCGCCGGAGCTCGAGACCGACATCCGGGCCGCGTACGCGGAACTGGTCGCCCAGGACGCCGAGCCCGATACCGTCACCTGGGCGGTGCGCTCCAGCGCCACCGCCGAGGATCTTCCCGACGCCTCGTTCGCGGGACAGCAGGAGACGTTCCTCAACGTGGGAGGCGTCGATAACATCCTCGACGCCGTCCGGCGGGTGTTCGCGTCGCTCTACAACGACCGCGCCATCGCCTACCGGGTGCACCACGGGTTCGACCACGCCGAGGTCGCGCTCTCGGCCGGCGTGCAGCGCATGGTCCGCTCCGACGTGGGGTCTTCGGGCGTGATGTTCACCGTCGACACCGAGTCCGGCTTCGACCAGGCCGTCTTCGTGACCAGCTCGTACGGACTGGGCGAGGCGGTCGTGCAGGGCGCGGTGAATCCCGACGAGTTCTACGTCTCCAAGCCGGCGCTGCGGGCCGGCCGGCCCGCGATCCTCAAGCGGTCCGTGGGCGAGAAGGCCGTCGCCATGCGCTACACCGACAGCCGGGAGGCGGGCGCCAGCACCGCGTTCGTCGATGTCGACGTCGCCGACCGCGGGCAGTTCTCGATCACGGATGCCGACATCGAAGACCTGGCGCAGCAGGCGCTGGTCATCGAGGACCACTACGGCCGCCCGATGGACATCGAGTGGGGCAAGGACGGCGTCGACGGACAGCTCTACATTCTGCAGGCCCGCCCCGAGACGGTGGTGTCGCGGGCCTCGGCCAACGTGATCCGCCGGTTCCGCCTGCACGAGCGCGGAGAGGTCGTCGTCGCCGGTCGTGCGATCGGGCAGCGCATCGGCGCCGGCCGCGTGCGTGTGCTCAGCGACGTGTCGCAGATGAGCGCCTTCCAGCCCGGCGACGTGCTCGTCGCCGACATGACCGATCCGGACTGGGAGCCGATCATGAAGCGCGCGGCCGCGATCGTCACCAACCGCGGCGGGCGCACCTGCCACGCGGCGATCATCGCCCGTGAGCTCGGCATCCCCGCCGTCGTCGGTGCGGGAGACGCCACCGCGATCCTCCGCGACGGCCACGAGGTCACGGTCTCGTGCGCCGAGGGCGACACCGGCTTCGTCTACGCGGGCCTGCTCGACTTCGCCGAGGAGGAGACGCACCTCGACTCGATGCCCGCCGCGCCCGTGAAGATCATGATGAACGTCGGCACCCCGGATCAGGCGTTCTCCTTCTCCCGCCTCCCCCACGCCGGCGTCGGCCTCGCACGCCTCGAGTTCATCATCAACCGTCAGATCGGCATCCACCCCCGCGCGCTGCTCGAATTCGACTCGCTCCCCGCCGACCTGCGCGCCGAGGTCGCCGATCGCATCGCCGCGTACGAGTCGCCCCGCGACTACTTCGTCAAGCGGGTCGCGGAGGGCGTGTCGATGATCGCGGCGGCCTTCGCCCCGGAGCCGGTCATCGTGCGGATGAGCGATTTCAAGTCGAACGAGTACGCGAACCTCATCGGCGGCGAACTCTACGAGCCGCACGAGGAGAACCCGATGATCGGCTACCGCGGGGCGTCGCGGTACATCTCCCCCGACTTCCGGGCCTGCTTCGACATGGAGTGCGAGGCGCTGCGATACGTGCGCGACGAGATGGGCCTCACGAACGTGCAGGTGATGGTGCCGTTCGTGCGCACCGTCGGCGAGGGCCACGCGGTCGTGGAGCTGCTCGCCGAGAACGGACTGCGGCGCGGCGTCAACGACCTCAAGGTCATCATGATGTGCGAGCTGCCGACCAACGCGCTGCTGGCCGACGACTACCTCGAGTTCTTCGACGGCTTCTCGATCGGATCGAACGACATGACCCAGCTCACGCTCGGGCTCGATCGCGACTCGTCGCTCGTGGCCGCCACCTTCGACGAACGCGACCCGGCCGTGCTGAAGCTGCTGTCGATGGCGATCGAGGCGTGCCGCCGGCACGGCAAGTACGTCGGCATCTGCGGTCAGGGGCCCAGCGACCACCCCGACCTCGCCGTCTGGCTCGTCGAGCAGGGCATCGCCTCGGTGTCGCTGAACCCCGACACGGTCGTGGACACGTGGCTGGCGCTGGCACGCATCGAGGCGGAGAAGACGGTGGATGCCGCACCCGGCGCGGTTCCGGCGACGTAG
- a CDS encoding MMPL family transporter gives MNQALTDTFPDLTGATATVVFSTEDGAAFTPAQEDAIGDLLGEVEDVDGVASVTDPFATEAERAAQAQQLSDGRAQLADATAQLDASESQLDAAQQQLDAGQQQLDAAIADAQAAGFFTQAAAQFEAQQAQLDASRAELDAGRTQLADGRAEVESQSAQLEDGERLVGFAEEITLVADDSATALGAISFDDTMFDLQQSVKDDVTEILDGADIDGVSLDYSSTITASTDGLVGPGEVIGFLIAGIVLIVMMRALLPAVAPLINSIIGVGVGVVGSLAFSGVVDMSSVTPVLGVMLGLAVGIDYSLFILNRHRKQVLAGMPVEESVGLANGTAGNAVVFAGSTVIIALVALLVTGIPFLGVMGVVGAACVLVAVLVSVTFTPAMLGLMKLRVLGRRARAEIGHPHHTRKPLRAMRTPRALGAAALAIVGLLVIAIPALSMRLALPDGSSEATDTTQYGAFKTVEAEFGAGQNGPLLVVAETPDAVADDDQLTMQVEIAGVLAEQNDVVAVAPVAVSDDGTVFAFQVVPADGPVSESTEALVAELRGLSPLEGDITLGVAGQASGNIDVSEKLADALPIYLAVVVGLSLIIMIVVFRSLLVPLIATAGYVLSLFAALGAVTAIYQWGWLSSLFGVHDPGPVLSFAPIIIMGVLFGLAMDYQLFLVSGMREAYVHKIPAREAVVAGVRGGRAVVTAAAIIMAAVFGGFVFSHLGMVRPLGFGLAIGVLFDAFVVRLVLVPALMHLFGDAAWWLPKWLDRILPDVDVEGAALERSHPVPH, from the coding sequence GTGAACCAGGCGCTCACCGACACCTTCCCCGACCTCACCGGCGCCACCGCGACCGTGGTCTTCTCGACCGAGGACGGCGCCGCCTTCACACCGGCCCAGGAGGACGCCATCGGCGACCTGCTCGGCGAGGTCGAAGACGTCGACGGGGTCGCGTCGGTGACCGATCCCTTCGCAACCGAGGCCGAGCGGGCGGCGCAGGCTCAGCAGCTCAGCGACGGTCGGGCGCAGCTCGCCGATGCCACCGCGCAGCTCGACGCGTCCGAGTCGCAGCTCGACGCCGCGCAGCAGCAGCTCGACGCGGGTCAGCAGCAGCTCGACGCGGCGATCGCCGACGCGCAGGCCGCCGGTTTCTTCACCCAGGCCGCCGCGCAGTTCGAGGCGCAGCAGGCGCAGCTCGACGCGAGCCGGGCCGAGCTCGATGCGGGTCGAACCCAGCTGGCCGATGGCCGCGCCGAGGTGGAGTCCCAGTCTGCGCAGCTGGAGGACGGCGAGCGACTGGTGGGCTTCGCGGAGGAGATCACGCTCGTCGCCGACGACAGCGCCACGGCGCTCGGCGCCATCTCGTTCGACGACACCATGTTCGATCTGCAGCAGTCGGTCAAGGACGACGTCACCGAGATCCTCGACGGCGCCGACATCGACGGCGTGAGCCTCGACTACTCGTCGACGATCACCGCGAGCACCGACGGGCTCGTCGGCCCGGGGGAGGTCATCGGCTTCCTCATCGCGGGGATCGTCCTGATCGTGATGATGCGCGCGCTGCTGCCCGCCGTCGCCCCGCTGATCAACTCGATCATCGGCGTCGGGGTGGGCGTGGTCGGCTCGCTCGCGTTCTCCGGGGTCGTCGACATGTCGTCGGTGACGCCGGTGCTCGGTGTGATGCTGGGGCTCGCGGTGGGCATCGACTACTCGCTGTTCATCCTCAACCGTCACCGCAAGCAGGTGCTGGCCGGGATGCCGGTGGAGGAGTCGGTCGGACTCGCCAACGGCACCGCCGGCAACGCGGTGGTCTTCGCCGGGTCGACCGTGATCATCGCGCTGGTGGCGCTGCTGGTCACCGGCATCCCGTTCCTCGGTGTGATGGGAGTGGTCGGTGCCGCGTGCGTGCTCGTGGCCGTTCTCGTGTCGGTGACCTTCACTCCGGCGATGCTCGGGCTCATGAAGCTCCGGGTCCTCGGCCGCCGGGCCCGCGCCGAGATCGGCCACCCGCACCACACCCGCAAGCCGCTGCGCGCCATGCGCACGCCGCGCGCGCTCGGCGCGGCGGCGCTCGCGATCGTGGGGCTGCTCGTGATCGCCATCCCCGCGCTGTCGATGCGTCTCGCTCTTCCCGACGGCTCGAGCGAGGCGACCGACACGACCCAGTACGGGGCCTTCAAGACGGTCGAAGCCGAATTCGGCGCGGGGCAGAACGGCCCGCTCCTCGTGGTCGCGGAGACTCCCGATGCGGTCGCCGATGACGACCAGCTCACGATGCAGGTGGAGATCGCCGGCGTGCTCGCCGAGCAGAACGACGTCGTCGCGGTGGCGCCGGTCGCCGTCTCGGACGACGGCACGGTGTTCGCGTTCCAGGTGGTGCCCGCCGACGGTCCGGTGAGCGAATCGACCGAGGCGCTGGTCGCCGAGCTGCGTGGCCTGTCGCCGCTGGAGGGAGACATCACCCTCGGCGTGGCCGGGCAGGCATCCGGCAACATCGACGTCTCCGAGAAGCTCGCCGATGCCCTTCCGATCTACCTCGCGGTGGTGGTGGGCCTGTCGCTGATCATCATGATCGTCGTGTTCCGGTCGCTGCTGGTCCCTCTCATCGCGACCGCCGGCTACGTGCTGTCGCTGTTCGCGGCGCTCGGTGCCGTGACCGCGATCTACCAGTGGGGCTGGCTCTCCTCCCTGTTCGGCGTGCACGACCCGGGGCCCGTGCTGAGCTTCGCGCCGATCATCATCATGGGAGTGCTGTTCGGCCTCGCGATGGACTACCAGCTGTTCCTCGTCTCGGGCATGCGCGAGGCGTACGTGCACAAGATCCCGGCGCGCGAAGCCGTCGTCGCCGGTGTGCGCGGCGGCCGCGCGGTCGTCACGGCCGCGGCGATCATCATGGCGGCGGTGTTCGGCGGCTTCGTGTTCAGCCATCTCGGCATGGTCCGCCCGCTCGGGTTCGGCCTCGCGATCGGCGTGCTCTTCGACGCGTTCGTGGTGCGCCTCGTGCTCGTGCCCGCTCTCATGCACCTGTTCGGGGATGCCGCCTGGTGGCTGCCCAAGTGGCTCGACCGCATCCTGCCCGACGTCGATGTGGAGGGCGCGGCGCTGGAGCGCTCACACCCGGTCCCGCACTGA
- a CDS encoding TetR/AcrR family transcriptional regulator, with amino-acid sequence MDPRVARTRQRLQQALLDLAGERPLDEITIGDITERAEVNRSSFYQHYGDKDSLLADALEAVLDAAAAPLRATAAQGEEVGMPPELEEYLRHIADNIALYRRVLGPHGSAVVAARLRRRVELVVRETIGADATGALEDVPLDVVGAGIAGTALGVISAWVEHDPLPPVDVAARWLDTVLRAPARMLR; translated from the coding sequence ATGGATCCCCGCGTCGCGCGCACCCGTCAGCGCCTTCAGCAGGCGCTGCTCGACCTCGCGGGCGAACGCCCGCTCGACGAGATCACGATCGGCGACATCACCGAGCGCGCCGAGGTGAATCGCAGCAGCTTCTACCAGCACTACGGCGACAAGGACTCACTGCTCGCCGACGCCCTCGAAGCCGTGCTGGATGCCGCGGCCGCGCCGCTGCGGGCGACCGCGGCGCAGGGCGAGGAGGTCGGCATGCCGCCGGAACTCGAGGAGTACCTGCGTCACATCGCCGACAACATCGCGCTCTATCGTCGCGTGCTCGGACCGCACGGATCGGCGGTCGTCGCCGCACGACTGCGGCGACGAGTCGAACTCGTCGTCCGCGAGACGATCGGGGCGGATGCAACCGGAGCGCTCGAAGACGTGCCGCTCGATGTCGTGGGCGCAGGAATCGCGGGCACGGCACTCGGGGTGATCTCGGCGTGGGTCGAGCACGACCCGCTGCCACCCGTCGATGTCGCCGCACGATGGCTCGACACCGTGCTGCGCGCACCCGCCCGCATGCTGCGATGA
- a CDS encoding DNA alkylation repair protein: MTDTTLATPTTAQILAELADLADARIGDVNARHGDDHAVNLGQLRAIAKRLKVQPDLALALWATDDSAARLLAILISRPRTYALADLDRMLREARTPKVHEWLVSYIVKKSPHAEALRIAWLADGDPIVASAGWTLTTERVAKKPEGLDLDGLLDRIEVEMASAPDRLQWEMNHTLAQIGISHPDRRARAIDIGERLEVLKDYPTPPNCTSPFAPAWIAEIVRRQDATR, from the coding sequence GTGACCGACACGACACTTGCGACGCCGACCACCGCCCAGATCCTGGCCGAGCTGGCCGATCTCGCGGACGCACGGATCGGCGACGTGAACGCACGCCATGGCGACGACCACGCGGTGAACCTCGGCCAGCTGCGCGCGATCGCCAAGCGCCTCAAGGTGCAGCCCGACCTCGCGCTCGCCCTGTGGGCGACCGACGACTCGGCCGCGAGGCTCCTCGCCATCCTCATCTCCCGTCCGCGCACCTACGCCCTCGCGGATCTCGACCGCATGCTCCGCGAGGCCCGCACGCCGAAGGTCCACGAGTGGCTCGTGAGCTACATCGTGAAGAAGAGCCCTCACGCAGAAGCGCTGCGCATCGCCTGGCTCGCCGACGGCGACCCGATCGTCGCGAGCGCGGGATGGACCCTGACCACCGAGCGCGTCGCCAAGAAGCCCGAGGGGCTGGATCTCGACGGCCTGCTCGACCGGATCGAGGTCGAGATGGCGTCGGCGCCCGATCGCCTGCAATGGGAGATGAACCACACGCTGGCGCAGATCGGCATCTCGCACCCCGACCGACGTGCCCGCGCGATCGACATCGGCGAGCGGCTCGAGGTGCTCAAGGACTATCCGACCCCGCCGAACTGCACCTCCCCGTTCGCTCCCGCCTGGATCGCGGAGATCGTGCGACGCCAGGACGCCACTCGCTGA
- a CDS encoding response regulator transcription factor, whose product MSADRASRPRLLYVEDEQEIAAIVVELLAEDYDVDHALTGEDAVRRALSRRYDVMVVDRRLPGMSGLDVLEAVRTARIATPAIMLTALGALEDRVSGLDGGADDYLVKPFDIEELRARLRALQRGRGAGDRRELGDWVFTPHSLALYSPVEGRIALTQAETDLLELLTSSPEHVFSREEILSSVFPGGSAATVDTYVHYIRRKSTPEIIDTVRARGYRSGTPR is encoded by the coding sequence ATGTCCGCCGACCGCGCTTCACGCCCGCGACTGCTCTACGTGGAGGACGAGCAGGAGATCGCGGCGATCGTCGTGGAGCTGCTCGCGGAGGACTACGACGTCGATCACGCTCTCACCGGCGAAGACGCCGTGCGCCGCGCGCTGTCACGCCGATACGACGTGATGGTGGTCGATCGCCGGCTGCCGGGAATGTCCGGACTCGACGTGCTCGAGGCGGTGCGCACGGCGAGGATCGCCACGCCGGCGATCATGCTCACGGCGCTCGGCGCGCTCGAGGACCGCGTCAGCGGGCTCGACGGCGGCGCCGACGATTACCTCGTCAAGCCGTTCGACATCGAGGAGCTGCGCGCCCGCCTGCGCGCGCTCCAACGCGGACGCGGCGCGGGCGACCGGCGCGAGCTGGGCGACTGGGTGTTCACGCCGCACTCGCTCGCGCTCTACTCGCCTGTCGAGGGACGCATCGCCCTCACCCAGGCCGAGACCGACCTGCTGGAGCTTCTCACCTCCAGCCCCGAGCACGTGTTCAGTCGCGAGGAGATCCTCAGCAGCGTGTTCCCGGGCGGATCGGCCGCCACGGTCGACACCTACGTGCACTACATCCGCCGGAAGTCCACGCCCGAGATCATCGACACGGTCCGCGCGCGGGGCTACCGGAGCGGAACGCCGCGATGA
- a CDS encoding sensor histidine kinase: MNGRDDLAASDRARVQRSALRVGLWVGLASAGVVATVTSVTVAVMLASSQTDRRPPRFGGDDGAGFPEGGPGARRVVDLDDILPIALVLGVLGVIALGFIAWYAARRASAPLAQALEVQRAFVADASHELRTPLTTLTSRIQLAQHRAARGGDVGGVLGDLQRDAAVMDAVLTDLLVTAEAAGTQTGDDAAVTSVADATSDAVRVISPPAEDVGVVIDVDVAHAPPVAADRIGLGRALTALLDNAVRHAPRGSRVAVSAVAAGRSVEIRVADTGPGIAAADRERVFERFTRSTPPEPNTRRGFGLGLALVRDIATRFGGSVRVEENSPTGAVFVLTLPRRER, translated from the coding sequence ATGAATGGGCGTGACGACCTCGCAGCGTCCGACCGGGCGCGCGTGCAGCGGTCCGCCCTGCGGGTGGGCCTGTGGGTGGGCCTCGCGTCGGCGGGTGTGGTCGCCACGGTGACCTCCGTCACCGTCGCGGTGATGCTCGCGTCGTCGCAGACCGACCGCCGGCCGCCGCGCTTCGGCGGGGACGACGGTGCCGGCTTCCCGGAAGGAGGCCCGGGCGCGCGCCGCGTCGTCGATCTCGACGACATCCTTCCGATCGCCCTCGTGCTGGGGGTGCTCGGGGTCATCGCCCTCGGGTTCATCGCGTGGTACGCCGCGCGGCGGGCATCCGCACCGCTCGCGCAGGCGCTGGAGGTGCAGCGCGCCTTCGTCGCCGACGCGAGCCACGAGCTGCGCACACCGCTGACCACGCTCACCAGCCGCATCCAGCTCGCACAGCACCGGGCCGCGCGCGGCGGCGACGTCGGCGGAGTGCTGGGCGATCTGCAGCGCGACGCCGCGGTGATGGATGCCGTGCTCACCGACCTGCTCGTCACGGCGGAGGCCGCCGGGACGCAGACGGGAGACGACGCGGCGGTGACCAGCGTGGCCGATGCCACCTCGGACGCGGTGCGTGTGATCTCGCCTCCCGCGGAGGATGTCGGCGTGGTGATCGACGTGGATGTCGCACACGCGCCGCCCGTCGCGGCCGACCGCATCGGGCTGGGGCGGGCCCTGACCGCGCTCCTCGACAACGCCGTGCGCCATGCACCCCGCGGCAGCCGGGTCGCCGTCTCCGCGGTCGCGGCGGGTCGCAGCGTCGAGATCCGCGTGGCCGATACCGGGCCGGGCATCGCCGCGGCCGATCGCGAACGCGTGTTCGAGCGCTTCACCCGCTCGACGCCGCCCGAACCGAACACGCGCCGCGGGTTCGGGCTCGGTCTCGCACTCGTGCGCGACATCGCGACGCGATTCGGGGGCTCGGTGCGGGTGGAGGAGAACTCCCCCACGGGAGCGGTGTTCGTGCTCACCCTGCCCCGGCGCGAACGTTAG
- a CDS encoding pyridoxamine 5'-phosphate oxidase family protein: MSVQTTARPTPVGVRTDDEAANPYLASPAPEQPSPAALGVEELSTGECWRLVESTPLARLAVSTPDGQPDVFPINFTVHAGRIYFRSAPGTKLRRLSEDASVAFEVDGADERFHWSVVIHAEAERMDSDDDIVASGVLGLATASPTAKNDYVSLTPVTVTGRRFRRRPERAAHDTKPVVIPHRAPLR; this comes from the coding sequence ATGAGCGTTCAGACGACCGCACGGCCGACCCCGGTCGGCGTGCGCACCGACGACGAGGCGGCCAACCCCTATCTCGCCTCCCCTGCTCCCGAGCAGCCGTCGCCGGCAGCGCTGGGGGTGGAGGAACTATCGACCGGCGAGTGCTGGCGCCTCGTGGAGTCGACCCCGCTCGCACGACTCGCGGTGTCGACTCCCGACGGACAGCCCGACGTGTTCCCCATCAACTTCACGGTGCACGCCGGACGCATCTACTTCCGCTCGGCACCGGGCACCAAGCTCCGGCGGCTCTCCGAAGACGCATCGGTGGCGTTCGAGGTCGACGGCGCCGACGAGCGCTTCCATTGGAGCGTGGTCATCCACGCCGAGGCGGAGCGCATGGACAGCGACGACGACATCGTGGCATCCGGCGTGCTGGGGCTGGCCACAGCGAGCCCCACGGCGAAGAACGACTACGTGAGCCTGACCCCGGTCACCGTGACCGGTCGACGGTTCCGTCGGCGCCCCGAGCGGGCCGCGCACGACACCAAGCCGGTCGTGATCCCGCACCGCGCTCCGCTGCGCTGA